In the Nerophis lumbriciformis linkage group LG18, RoL_Nlum_v2.1, whole genome shotgun sequence genome, GCTGCACACTAAGTCTCTTGCCAgggtaggggtgtaatggtacgtgtatttgtattgaaccgtttcggtacgggggttccggtacggttcggaggtgtaccgaacgagtttccacacggaaatattaagtagcgtaccgcacattgtgtaaacaatgcacaccgaggaaTAACACACGGCAtggtagcagctaacgggctaggatagactgaccatacgtcctcttttcaccggacatgtcctcttttgcggggctgtcagggcggagtttcttaaatggctcaaatgtccggcattttgagttagggttgcgtgtattttcaatgtacgttcagggttaagaaggggttgaaaacaaaacaaattgtgcgcgcagcagcattggcgagggaggggcagagacagagagagagggagagttatgataaacgcgcatgcgtcgccaggctctgctttttatccatagatttatcacatttaattttttattatctatagcaggggtgtcaaaagtggccatttgcggcccacagctaatgttttaaaggcccacggcacattgtaaaaatactaataaaataaacaaaaacataacaaaagtgaaataaaaaaagcttaaaggtgaaatgtaatttagaaaaagttgcaatgttgactattaaaacaaagctgtttttttttttctttcaaactgtcattgcccaaaacataatattgactcaaaatcaatgttattatgaattattgacctatccaaggttcccattatttcacatcaaatattccactaagaaaaatatttttggtggaagattttgcaaatttggtaaataaacagtgttgggactaatgcgttacaaagtaacgcgttactgtaacgccattagttttggcggtaactagtaatctaacgcgttattttttatattcagtaactcagttaccgttactacatgatgcgttactgcgttattttacgttactttttatgtagtataaagtgtgttttatcggagcgctgctgtgtcatcgttctgattcttcttgtgtcacaagccggagaaaagagacatgcgctctgtgtgggtgtgtgtgagtgtgtgtgccatatgtgcaagtgttggcgcatgtgagaaagagcgagtggctgctgttgatataacaaagttgcttttggtctggtttgtactgcagaaaatgaccacttttgctagatatcattttttttactaatgttttggtgatgtgtttatggccgacaataaagagttttgctcagtaaagtgatggatggaattcatgtcctcaaagcgtctcgacagacgttacaatatttgaacaatgatgacgaaaacggttttctctgtcgtgtccgtgccgtgtcgaaaattgttatgcgcttatttttttatttgattttgtgcatggcatagatttgccgtgcgcagaggacgcttgagcagtgcgcaatttcacaggcgcgctccttagagggaacgttgctgtcaattctcttatatactctttcattctagacttctagagtgtttgattatcacatcactctaaatgtatagactataaagttcacaaacataaagagggatcctagtgggccaggccaatctttccttatctctaaactaaaactggggaaatgtgtagagtgttctgggcttcagacatgattttgtatcagaattacttgaggaagaaaatgcctggttaggctttgtgtatgtagtgtgtgcctttcttggtttacatctatgctgttattatgctgtttgttacttatgtacgttatgttgcagctatttaaaacaaattggcctttgtaacatatatttgtctttgtgtgttgtatgtagagcacattgcttagcagagttcagtgatgcaaatgcatgtcaagttgatcaacagattgtattattctccagtgcaataacagtactgaaatgaaggctagaagggcattaatgggagctttaaaaaaaaaaaaaaaagaagaagaaaaaaagaagtaactaaatagttacttttcacagtaacgcattactttttggtgtaagtaactgagttagtaactgagttacttttgaaatgaagtaactagttactgcttttcagtaaccaacccaacactgtaaataaataacccaaaaattgatattttgttgttttcttactgtaccgaaaatgaaccgaaccgggacctctaaaccgaggtacgtaccgaaccgaaattcttgtgtaccgttacacccctatgccAGGGACAACTTTGCTATTTTGACAATACTTTTATAACTGCAGAGTTGTGCTTGGCTTTAAAGTTAGTTAAACCACTGATGGACGCATTGCTGCTACCGGGCAAACAACCGGGATGCTCGGTTGTTTTTTAGGACCCACTGCAAGAACACTGGTTAAAGatcctcaatttgacagttttctgCTGTGCTACAGAAAACATTTTATGAACTGAACATGCCGTCATACCCAGGGCATATTTGGCTACGGATTCATGTGCTTTAACGCCATTTTCCCGCCATAAAGAAGTCTTCAAGCAGCAGTAATACAGTCGTCTGCACTCACTGAGTCACCTGACGCCGGCTCACGGGATGAAGGGACCGGTTGAGTTTGGGCGAGCAGAGCTGCTGCGGCCGCTGGCCCGTGCGACGGCGTCACCGTGACATTTGCTCTTTCTCGAGCTTTGGCGTCCTCCAGCAGCCTGTGGACGCTCTTGGAGAAGACGGCGCGAGGGTCGGTGGACGGCAGGGCGGGACACACGCAGGTTTCCCTCACCTCCAGAGCCTAGACACGGAGGGAACGTGGGGTTTCGGTATAATGGGGAGGGGACACAGTTCAAAAGGTGAGATGGCTAATTGTCAGCTTATCTTCTGAGAACTTTAGGGAAAAGGCAAGAACCTTATCGATTATagatagagatgtccaataatatcggactgccggtaTTAccagacgataaatgctttaaaatgtaatatcggaaattatcggtatcggtttcaaaattatcggtatcggtttcaaaaagtaaaatgtatgactttttaaaacgccgctgtacggagtggtacacggacgtagggagaagtacagagcagttgcgtctcccagtcatacttgccaaccctcccgattttcccggaagactcccgaatttcagtgcgcctccagaaaatctcccggggtaaccattctcccgaatttctctcgatttcaaCCAAGAcaataatattgggggcgtgccttaaaggcactgcctttgcgtgccggcccaatcacatcatatctacggcttttcacacacacaagtgaatgcaaagcatagttggtcaacagccctacaggtcacactgagggtggccgtataaacaactttaacactgttacaaatatgcgccacaccaaacaagaatgacaaacacatttcggtagaacatccacaacagaacaaatacccagaatcccttgcagcactaagtcttccaggacgctacaatatacctcctcatgctctctcagggagagcatgtcccaaattccaagctgctgttttgaggcatgttaaaaaaaaaaatgcactttgtgacttcaataataaatatggcagtgccatgttggcatttgtttccaTTGAGTTGAATTACttaggaaaaccttgttacattgtttaatgcatccagcggggcatcacaacaaaattaggcataataatgtgttcattcaacaactcggttgatatcggaatcgataattaagagttggacaatatcggatatcggcaaaatagccattatcggacatctctagtcaagaCTAAGGCTGGGTCATACAGCATAATCAATTTAAGCCTCTAAGTTCACCAAGGGAGGCACTTGGGTAGTTTGATGTTTGCCACTTTGTGCGTTTAAGCACGACAACCGGCATGGACACACACTAGTAAATTGTACCCAGGCTTCACCCTGACTACAACAATGGGCGCCAGACTGGagtcagcctgattggcaacacacgcacataaataaacacacaacTAGACTTCAACTGAGGCACCCGCCGGACAATTCTAGTTGTTCAGCCATCTGTGCTTGGAGAGCCAAATCAAGGTTAAGGcctctcacacacaaacacacacacacacggaggcaCACAATGAGAAATAATGACGATGAATGCCACAGCTTCCGTCTAGCCCGGAGATGCGTCTGATTTTGTTCGCTCCAAGCCTGCACGTTGTTAAAAAAGTATTTCTCCAGATGCTTCATTAGCAGCATGGAATCTTAGAAAAAGAAAGCGTCCTCGGgtctttgttgtttttatctttctacTGTGTAAGCCACCTCTTTTTGCCatttaggtaaaaaaaacaaaaacaaaaaaaaaacagtcatattTGTGCATGTGTACGTACTTGGGGCACAAGGAGGTCCAGTTGCGCCACTCGGTTCCTGTGAGACGGATGTGTGGACAGCCACTCGGGCAGGCTGGGTTCTCCGCTCAGCTGGTCCCTGATCTCCATCTGCTGCCAGAAGACGGGCCCCGCACGCACATCTGCACACGCCTGTAGAGGATGTGCACGcacccacacacaaacatatgtcgtttccttttctactttgtatcgcTTGATTTCAGTATTTGTTTCCTTTGACAATTGTGTCCCCCAGTGGCATATACTGGCATTGCAGGGTGTAAATGTGAGTACTGTATCAgtattgttttgcttttttttttttacaagtattaTTCAGTCAAAAAAATCTACATTTCAAGCATTggatccatcttctaccgcttgtccctttcagggctaATATTCCACTTTGTTTTGAATACATTCGGTTAAAATCGCATAATTACAACCGATGATAATTAACAGGAACTAATAAAAgttggggtgtcaaaaaaaatcgattttcaattCGCGATTCTTATTAGTAACGATATGTAATCGCCCAGGCCAGgacaatcatattgttgatgcagatgcccatatctgctgtacagatttactttagacagtgttggatactcgtgttgccttatttttatttcattaaatgtttgggtagcattTTGTTAACCAACACCAGTTTTCTTTCaagtaatataaaaatgtatcagagctgtttatatattgtatggaggaatgtagttactcatagaactggcacccaatgtttataaaaatacactattgattttaaatcgaaaatcggtttgaatcgagaatcgattctgcatcaaatcattacccccaagaatcaaatcgatacagacatacatacatacatacatacatacatacatacatatatatattagagatgcgcggtttgcggacacaaccgcggagtccgcggataaaccgcgggtcgggtgggtaaaaatagattttaaatagatgcgggcgggtgacggttgaaccaattcggaaatatatatacatagttaaatgttgttacccacatacgaaaaacgagcagcactcttcgaaacagtcaattattcatcaggcactgcagcacaacacaacacaacagcagaagaagaaaaaaagaaaaagatggcaccgcgtcccagcaacaagtggcgcaagtgagcgctcctttagcgcagcagggcgcattttaaaggccaggcgctctcgcctgaatcctggcactgtagatgccattttattcctgcaaagtgctaacaaaaaaaaaagtaagtagacatacggttggatatgttaaacgaattagtctacgttacctataggctataccaaataagcccatgtgtaacctatattgagttcggtcagctgaataattttgatggttacgtgttgtttgggcgcactacaatgcaaaggaattaaggcaattgcgttgtttattgcggtttttttctattcgagatatactactgtgtgttaattatttggcctcactttcaagtgaagcgcatcttcgattggctacaatgtaaggatatttagcctgctttgtttgtcgcgaccgtctattttctgatgggtttgatttccccccttcagctatttgccttggccaataagttgcaggtaatttattattatttatttttgtttaaatagggatgacatacatacatatgttattgtataatttaagtttgtgcgcgtgattgacagcctaaggcttatgaggcacattttttattctattttttttatttcaacttaaaaacgtatgagcctatgcctacaacataggctatgtgtttatctttattttcctgcctgtcgttgacaatggagattgtctgatattttgtcatggctgcagatcaatcaataaaggttcatctttgtcgcgaaattgttcactgtttcactgtgcaccccgccctcatccctatttgagcattataatgttaacaagttaatattcattgaaataaattcagaattttttttatacctaacaaaaatataggcctcgtctttctaaaacatttttttaacttcttaaaagcctcgttctgcttgctgcaactgcgcacacagggtgtgaggaacgcactcatgatctgagggcattggcaacaatagtcaagaGTTTCTTAacaaaaatgacaataatattataataatgataaataatattatcacgcattaatatctcttagccactaatgcgtggccaagagatattaatgcgtggcacgcattgaatgtctctgctgaatttgatcagtctcctttctttaacaggcaaaagctttctaacctcactaatgccttgcatcgtctatattagatgtataacagcgggcgggtggcgggcgggtgtggttttgataaaatgttggttcgggtggatggcgggtggatgacgacttttgtgatgcggttgcggatgaaataattgcctatccgcgcatctctaattatatatatatatatatatatatatatatatatatatatatatatatatatttatatatatatatatacatacatacatacataccggtacatctacacacacacatacatgcatacatacatactgtatgcacatatatatgcacaatacacacatatacctacCTACATACATAACATATTTATATACGTCAAATCTCATCAGTTTGTTGTACTTATGAAGCATCTTAACACATTTTGTTGACCTGTTTAAGGAGGAAATTAAACATCTGGATTCAACGTTTTGCTTTCAACATCCTCACTTGTTACCTGACAAATATTCTAGCCTTGGTAGAGGTTTGAGTGCTCTTGTTTACATGTCATCACTAAGGAGCATTTTATCAACTTATGATTCATGACTCAAATTAGAGGAATAAGTCTGGCTTGCATTGCAGCCATAAAACATGCACGTACTCCTTTAAAGTGTTTTAAAAGTGAGATGAGGACAATCGTTTACCTTGGCTGCCAACTGCAGACCCACTTGATCCGCCTCCGCCTCAAGCTTCCTGCTGTAGGGACGGTTGAACATCAACTGCGGGGGCACCACACAGAGTGTCAGTTAGTGTGATACATAATCATGTGTCTAGTAGGGGGGTCCCGAGCCGACGTTGATATCAGTTCTATATCagcaaaaaaagtatattattatATCGACTTACATGCAAAATCTCCGATACATTCAGCGACATCTAAATGTCccccaataagcacacaaagttggtcttCTAATTTAGTCAAGACATTTACGCTACTAGAGGCTAGCAGCTACCCAACAGCTGAGCAAacgatagcacacaagctagacatacataatagGTGTCTTAACTGAACAATATTATAGTCTAAAACACTACATCTgacatcaaataattatagtggcTCATTACTTACacacagaagcgtattagaaagtatcaagtaataaatgtgtccgcatcatttaacaTACTGCATTATGAGCTTAACTTAATCATTTGGCCAAAAGGTGTTGTAAGAAAGACAATTACCAGTCTCTTCCTTAACTAAATTAATGACAGCATTAATCAATTCCAGACGGTTTATAGTACATTTTTCATACCTCCATTGTTCTGTTGGAgtaattttacttgatcaaaccttttctaacattccacgctaaaaaaagaataaaaggtATGTAATCCGTGCCAATACTCAAAATAGGTATTGTATcataagtgaaaaagttgtatcgatgGACCCCTAATatcttattaattaattaaacattttttacaagaaAGCACCCCACTTTGTACatttgttaaaagttaaagttaaagtaccaatgattgtcacacacacactaggtgtggcgaaattattctctgcccatcacccttgatcatcccctgggaggtgagagtagtaagcagcagcggtggccgcgcccgggaatcatttttggtgatttaacccccaattccaacccttgatgctgagtgctaagcagggaggtaatgggtcccatttttatagtctttggtatgactcggccggggtttgaactcacaacctacccatctcagggcggacactctaaccactgagtaggtagtggtGTATTTGGTGTATATGGGCAGTATGCATGGGTTAGCTTCCTTCCTTTTTACACTTATGCAggttaaataaagttaaaaagtccCTTAAAACAATGCCTGGACAGTTAATAAAGGTgaatttgaccctggaacagactaacaTGATGTCATGTGGGgtggaaaaaaaatgcatttttctattGGCTCTTAGAAGTTTcactgtgtatataaatattaatataccATATGCGAGTCACCTGTGTGAGTTTGTCCTGCGCCCACTGACCCAGCAGCGCCAGGCTGTCCCGAGGACACACGGCCCAGATGGCGGTCAGCAGGATCACAGATAGGAGGTCCACCACATGAGACAGGCTGGCCTGTTCTGCCTGGATAGGACGACAAGGTGGAGCGGAGGTCAGGAGGAGGGAACAATTCAGGTGAGCAGGAGCATATTGATCGTTGTCATCTCACTTTAGTGAAACTGTAACAGGATGTCAGGCAAGCACCCAAAACTCACAACTTCATTCCAGACTTTTTATCAGAGCAACAAAAATGGACTTTAAACGACTCGGTAAACGTTATGTGCGTCATCACTGAGCCAGATGAGATGAGAGGGGATGATGATGGTGCACCAACACTGAAACACCTCATCCATTGCATGTAGACACCAATGTAATGAAAACACCTTTTGTGCACAAACAGTCCTATTATTCTGTTTCTATTACCTTATTCCTTCAGTTTTATCACCTTTTATTTTATTCTCATTTTATCTTACTGACCGGAAACATTTGTTTTCAAACCTACTATAACAAAACAATTCAAAGGGAACTGaacttttggggaattttgcctatcattcacaatccctatctaagacaaaaacacatggtTTTCTTTTTTCTATGTATTTTAAATCTTAaattaacatttgcaaaaaacagCTAACAATGGATTTAGTGGGAGCTCATCTattccgccaacaatactccatatacagtcgtggtcaaaagtgtacatacacttgtaaagaacataatgtcatggctgtcttgagtttccaatcatttctacaactcttatttttttgtgatagagtgattggagcacatacttgttggtcacaaaaaacattcatgaagtttggttcttttatgaatttattatggctctactgaaaatgtgaccaaatgtgctgggtcaaaagtatacatacagcaatgttaatatttgcttacatgtcccttggcaagtttacctgcaataaggcgcttttggtagccatccacaagcttctggttgaatttttgaccactcctcttgacaaaattggtgcagctcagctaaatgtgttggttttctgacatggatttgtttcttcagcattgtccacatgtcaggactttgggaaggccattctaaaaccttcattctagcctgatttagccattcttttaccattcctttttggccacaatacccagcaatatgtttggaggagaaaaggtgaggtttttaattccaggaacaccaaacctaccgtcaagcatggtggtggtagtattatgctctgggcctgttttgctgccagtggaactggtgctttacagagaataaatggcacaatgaaaaaggaggattacctccgaattcttcaggacaacctaaaatcatcagcccagaggttgagtcttgggcgcagttgggtgttccaacaggacaatgaccccaaacacatgtcaaaagtggtaaaggaatggctaaatcaagctagaattaaggttttagaatggccttcccaaagtcctgacttaagccttgtgtggtgttcggatctgtgggacccgttttcattttttattaaaagaaaaatgatacaattaattaatttttcaaactgagactcactgactttggctcattttctgtgaagaacatatatcagaatacatatttaatgaccacacaccatacacccccccctacacatttctattacatataagatgtctgggtccactggacccgggtctAATGGAAGTGCGGAAAtttatgttctgtgtaccacacgcagaACAGATGTTTCTTggaataaggtaaacatctgttcagtattttaacataagagtgtttgattgtgaggcattaaaagccacaaaatgcaacgggtccatcagacccacaaacgctggctgagtaacaacaatatgaacattacacaagggttaaacgtgtggacaatgctgaagaaacaagtccatgtcagaaaaccaacacatttagctgaactgcaccaattttgtcaagaggagtggtcaaaaagtcaagcagaagcttgtggatggctaccaaaagcgccttattgcaggtaaacttgccaagggacatgtaagcaaatattaacattgctgtatgtatacttttgaccctgcacatttgctcacattttcagtagagccataataaattcataaaagaaccaaacttcatgaatgttttttgtgaccaacaagtatgtgctccaatcactccatcacaaaaaaataagagttatagaaatgattgggaactcaagacagccatgacattatgttctttacaagtgtatgtacacttttgaccacgactatacatctcgtgacttgaatattaaccaagtattagcaatattgcttTTATAAGCTTTAACACAGACAATATTTTAGCGGGCGCATTGATCACTGggaggtaactagcttatgctgctacagTATATTAATATATTGAGCTGGTgacttgctgctgctgctgctgcttcgaTTCTAAATTGCTAAAAGTTCATGCTGGATTATAAATCGTGCCTCTCACTTGTATGGTAGAAGACTCGGAGAtgtcgagaaagacacaaaaagacggttGTTTGCggcaccctttttttttcttaatcctTTGTGTGGTTATcaataattcttcatctaaacgggacgaCATGAACATCCCattagtcggcatcccagtgagagcagacattgtacagtaagtgattgtttttaattatgtttgcagtttgtatatcttgttcagcacttggcaatactgctacatgatgtttGGTGTTTTACGAAAGCTGGATCTGTTCAGCACACAGCTTCAAAATTCGTTGCTCATCCTCCGCATAtttatgctaaaaaatatcaggtTCTGgaacataatttgtcccaaagtagtatttttttaatgtctcCTGACGTCTGCCTTGAGTAGtaatgttgttgttgaagggaaaagcaaacgctgtgaaattaatacgccgccgtatgcttaaaatgagctaaatacataaatattacacgttattatgaatgagcctgttacattacatacagtatatacttaatgtaaataaaacgcaTATCGAtatttttgggatgtttttagaacgctttataggcggaacagAGAGACTccaattgactccattgttaggtgactaacatttatttacgttttgggatgcataaaaaaagaaaatatgcgtttttgtcttacataggcattttgaatgataggcaaaatttaaaaaaaaaagtgtagttcccctttaaattcataatatatttatatcattGTGTACATATACATCAAGTGTATAAACTGGCTTTTCCCCCCCCCCAAACGCTGACTAAGAAATATATTCTACACTTTTGTTTGAtacatattatgtcagacccactcgacattcattgcattcggtctcccctagagggggggggggggggggggttacccacatatgcggtcctctccaaggtttctcatagtcattcacatcgacgtcccactggggtgagtttttccttgcccttatgtgggctttgtaccgaggatgtcgttgtggcttgtgcagccctttgagacacttgtgatttagggctatataaataaacattgattgacattgattgaatGATATCAAAAATACATATTCTACTATATGTATTAATTTGCCCCCCCAAAAATACACATCCAAGTATGAATAAAGGCAGCTAATTATTATTTTGACAGTGCTAGctacaaatgtttgtttttaccaTTATTTAACCAGAAAACAATTAAAAGTTCTCAAAAAGAGTGTACTGAATCTCCAGATTGTGACGGAGGATAGTTGTTTTTGTTCAGTTAAGAAAATAATGAATAACTTTAATTTATGAgttaactttttttaatgaaaaataatatttatttatttcattttactaTTAGATTATTTTTTGAACCTGCAGCAAAGAACGTCCTCtctgggggcggtatagctcggttggtagtgtggccgtgccagcaacttgagggttgcaggttcgatccccgcttccgccatcctcgtcacttccgttgtgtccttgggcaagacactttacccacctgctcccagtgccacccacactggtttaaatgcaacttagatattgggtttcactatgtaaaagcgctttgagtcactagagaaaagcgctatataaatataattaatttcactATCATAACAGGAAACTCCTTTAAAGGCACAGGAACGACATCAAATGCATATAAAGAGCTCTTGCTATTTTGCAGTGCATTTGtatgccacattgtgaacccactgTTCCTGGATCTCATcagactgtgcaggtgtaccaaGGTTTTGGACTTACAGCATGTCCCAGTAAGGCGTGAGCCATCTCGTGTCCTAAGACGATGGTGAGCTGGTGAACATCTGCCACGGCTTCGAGCATTCCGGTGAACATGAACACTTTTCCATTCTACAAACACAAAACAAGAACAGAAAGTCAAATTATTCTAGTTTCATTAGAGCGATTTTTTAAAGTATCTTCAATGACCGGAAGGACGAAGGCATTGAT is a window encoding:
- the oma1 gene encoding metalloendopeptidase OMA1, mitochondrial, coding for MFHLFKGLPSCFPPARLTLLWFSPTGRRAPVVSDHIRCRRALHQLHPGTTLAPQAPAGTFQFEPRYLLHRPPWRSQFHTSPPLGALPTPLLWLVLKPVQKLMAMILGRSLRKWWVALPDNRRNLFRQWAWQRRWRLSAAVGVAAAIVALLLLTHLDESPVTGRTRLLVFTRENYMELAAITSTAYMEEFAELMLPESDARHQVVQQVVQHLAQRNSDLAEMSDVTWSVHVVQSPNINAFVLPNGKVFMFTGMLEAVADVHQLTIVLGHEMAHALLGHAAEQASLSHVVDLLSVILLTAIWAVCPRDSLALLGQWAQDKLTQLMFNRPYSRKLEAEADQVGLQLAAKACADVRAGPVFWQQMEIRDQLSGEPSLPEWLSTHPSHRNRVAQLDLLVPQALEVRETCVCPALPSTDPRAVFSKSVHRLLEDAKARERANVTVTPSHGPAAAAALLAQTQPVPSSREPASGDSVSADDCITAA